The following coding sequences lie in one Myxococcus xanthus genomic window:
- a CDS encoding CsbD family protein, producing MGEWTDKAKGKVKEVVGVASGDRELEAEGKRDSAKGAIKGKIEDAKRAIKDAVDSDKPRRGEP from the coding sequence ATGGGCGAGTGGACCGACAAGGCCAAGGGCAAGGTCAAGGAAGTGGTCGGCGTCGCGAGCGGCGACCGTGAGCTGGAGGCCGAGGGCAAGCGTGACTCCGCCAAGGGCGCCATCAAGGGCAAGATTGAGGACGCCAAGCGCGCCATCAAGGACGCGGTCGACTCCGACAAGCCGCGCCGGGGAGAGCCCTAG
- a CDS encoding CHASE domain-containing protein: MPPHSSSHLRRNAAAYCVVLVGLLLTAASAAYVQQSIHERRLRRFDGAVHDGVLGLQQRLELNQTLLQGVHGLFTGSRFVSREEFDAYLESLELNRGFPGLEGIGFARWLRPEDVARYDAKVRGRQEPSHPVWPPGPREAYTAIVMMNPLDARTQQGLGFDMLTEPSRRAAMLRALGTRRQAATHKVRLIQGWEDAAGRVGIVIFIPVYIRPKDAQPPGPPTKNLRGFVYLPLAMEDLMSELHFIGFQETIDLEVYDGTEVRDDALLYASSSPASRGAPALQQDVRIPVAGQTWTLRFNARQAFTDASTTGQPGTVVGAGLLVTLLLFFITRSQVRARTVAEAANTEQQRLTGEARDAVQVRDDFLSIAAHELRTPLTNLKLQLQLLYRQLRGEGPLDVEKLAQRVQSSERQTSRLATLVDSLLDVSRLARGRMELNLEPVDLDEMVHEAVRRFETEARTAGVQVTVDSPVPVTGQWDRMRLEQVLTNLLSNALKYGHGAPVDVRVRSDETQATLEVEDHGIGLPPEDAQRIFGRFERAVSSRHYGGLGLGLFITRQLVEALGGRISVTSTPGQGATFTVVLPLSGPRAVA; the protein is encoded by the coding sequence GTGCCACCGCATTCCTCCTCCCACCTGCGCCGCAACGCCGCCGCCTACTGCGTGGTCCTGGTGGGGCTGCTCCTCACCGCCGCGTCGGCGGCCTATGTGCAGCAGAGCATCCACGAGCGCCGCCTGCGCCGCTTCGACGGCGCGGTCCATGACGGGGTGCTGGGCCTCCAGCAGCGCCTGGAGCTGAACCAGACCCTGCTCCAGGGCGTGCATGGACTGTTCACCGGCAGCCGCTTCGTGAGCCGGGAGGAGTTCGACGCCTACCTGGAGAGCCTGGAGCTGAACCGCGGCTTCCCAGGGCTGGAGGGCATCGGCTTCGCGCGGTGGCTTCGGCCAGAGGACGTGGCCCGGTACGACGCGAAGGTCCGCGGCAGGCAGGAGCCAAGCCATCCCGTGTGGCCCCCGGGCCCACGCGAGGCCTACACCGCCATCGTCATGATGAACCCCCTGGACGCGCGCACGCAGCAGGGCCTGGGATTCGACATGCTCACCGAGCCCAGCCGCCGGGCAGCGATGCTGCGCGCGCTGGGCACGAGGCGCCAGGCCGCCACCCACAAGGTGCGGCTCATCCAAGGCTGGGAGGACGCCGCGGGCCGCGTGGGCATCGTCATCTTCATCCCCGTGTACATCCGCCCGAAGGACGCCCAGCCCCCCGGCCCCCCCACCAAAAATCTGCGCGGCTTCGTCTACCTCCCCCTCGCCATGGAGGACCTGATGAGCGAGCTGCACTTCATCGGCTTCCAGGAGACCATCGACCTGGAGGTGTACGACGGGACGGAGGTCCGCGACGACGCGCTCCTCTATGCGTCCAGCTCCCCGGCATCGCGGGGTGCCCCCGCCCTCCAGCAGGACGTGAGGATACCCGTGGCCGGCCAGACCTGGACGCTGCGGTTCAACGCGCGCCAGGCCTTCACCGATGCCAGCACCACCGGGCAGCCCGGCACCGTCGTGGGCGCCGGGCTGCTGGTGACGCTGCTGCTGTTCTTCATCACCCGCTCGCAGGTCCGCGCCCGGACCGTGGCCGAGGCCGCCAACACGGAGCAACAGCGGCTGACCGGCGAGGCCCGCGACGCCGTCCAGGTGCGCGACGACTTCCTCAGCATCGCCGCGCACGAGCTGCGCACGCCCCTCACCAACCTCAAGCTCCAGCTCCAGTTGCTGTACCGCCAGCTTCGCGGCGAGGGGCCCCTGGACGTGGAGAAGCTCGCGCAGCGGGTGCAGTCCAGCGAGCGCCAGACGTCGCGCCTGGCGACCCTGGTAGACAGCCTGCTCGACGTGTCCCGGCTGGCGCGCGGCCGGATGGAGCTGAACCTGGAGCCCGTGGACCTGGACGAAATGGTGCACGAGGCCGTCCGCCGCTTCGAGACGGAAGCCAGGACAGCGGGGGTCCAGGTGACGGTGGATTCGCCCGTCCCCGTGACGGGCCAGTGGGACCGGATGCGGCTGGAGCAGGTGCTCACCAACCTGCTGTCCAACGCGCTCAAGTACGGCCACGGCGCCCCCGTGGACGTGCGCGTGCGCTCGGACGAAACACAGGCGACGCTGGAGGTGGAGGACCACGGCATCGGCCTTCCGCCGGAAGACGCGCAGCGCATCTTCGGCCGCTTCGAACGCGCCGTATCCAGCCGCCACTATGGCGGGCTGGGCCTGGGCCTCTTCATCACCCGCCAGCTCGTGGAGGCCCTGGGAGGCCGCATCAGCGTGACCAGCACCCCGGGCCAGGGCGCCACGTTCACCGTCGTGCTGCCCTTGAGCGGCCCACGAGCCGTGGCTTGA
- a CDS encoding phytoene desaturase family protein has product MRHVIVVGAGPGGLSAAINLAGQGFRVTVVEKDAVPGGRMKGLTLGASGEYAVDTGPSILQLPGVLEQIFRRAGRRLEDYVKLLPLDVNTRVHFWDGTHLDTTRHLDRMEAELAKFGPRQASALRQWMEDGREKYGIAYEKFICTSADNLGYYAPWRLAPTLRFKPWQTLYRQLDGFFHDDRVTYALAYPSKYLGLHPTTCSSVFSVIPFLELAFGVWHVEGGFRELSRGMMRCAEDLGATFRMGTPVEKVRVDAGRAVGVKLVGGEVLEADAVVVNADLAYAARSLIPAEAREGSRLTDAALERAKYSCSTFMAYYGLDTVYADLPHHLIYLSESARRTDRDALEDRHVDLEDPPFYVCNPGVTDPSGAPAGHSTLYVLVPTPNTGRPVDWAKTEQALRERVPAMLEKVGLKGVREHIREERYFTAETWRDDFNVFRGAVFNLSHTWLQLGPLRPKVKNRDIEGLYFVGGGTHPGSGLLTIMESANIAADYLTREAGRGPLPGWPYVPPLEPEAPVQARAG; this is encoded by the coding sequence GTGCGGCACGTCATCGTCGTGGGTGCGGGACCGGGGGGCTTGTCGGCCGCCATCAACCTGGCGGGGCAGGGCTTCCGGGTCACCGTGGTGGAGAAGGACGCGGTGCCCGGGGGGCGGATGAAGGGGCTGACGCTGGGCGCGTCGGGCGAGTACGCGGTGGACACCGGGCCCTCCATCCTCCAACTGCCGGGCGTGCTGGAGCAGATATTCCGGCGCGCGGGCCGGCGGCTGGAGGACTACGTCAAGCTGCTCCCGCTGGACGTCAACACGCGGGTGCACTTCTGGGACGGCACGCACCTGGACACCACCCGGCACCTGGACCGCATGGAGGCGGAGCTGGCGAAGTTCGGCCCGCGGCAGGCGTCCGCGCTGCGCCAATGGATGGAGGACGGGCGGGAGAAGTACGGCATCGCCTACGAGAAGTTCATCTGCACCTCCGCGGACAACCTGGGCTACTACGCGCCGTGGCGGTTGGCGCCCACGCTGCGCTTCAAGCCCTGGCAGACGCTGTACCGGCAGCTGGACGGCTTCTTCCACGATGACCGGGTGACGTACGCCCTGGCGTACCCGTCCAAGTACCTGGGCCTGCACCCCACGACGTGCTCGTCGGTGTTCAGCGTGATTCCCTTCCTGGAGCTGGCCTTCGGCGTCTGGCACGTGGAGGGCGGCTTCCGCGAGCTGTCGCGCGGCATGATGCGCTGCGCGGAGGATTTGGGCGCCACCTTCCGCATGGGCACGCCGGTGGAGAAGGTGCGCGTGGACGCGGGCCGCGCGGTGGGCGTGAAGCTCGTGGGCGGCGAGGTGCTGGAGGCGGACGCGGTGGTGGTGAACGCGGACCTGGCCTATGCGGCGCGGTCGTTGATTCCGGCGGAGGCGCGGGAAGGCTCGCGGCTGACGGACGCGGCGCTGGAGCGGGCGAAGTATTCGTGCAGCACGTTCATGGCGTACTACGGCCTGGACACGGTGTACGCCGACCTTCCGCACCATCTCATCTACCTGTCGGAGTCCGCGCGGCGCACGGACCGTGACGCGCTGGAGGACCGGCACGTCGACCTGGAGGACCCGCCCTTCTACGTGTGCAATCCGGGCGTGACGGACCCGTCCGGCGCGCCGGCGGGCCATTCGACGTTGTACGTGCTGGTGCCCACGCCGAACACGGGACGTCCGGTGGACTGGGCGAAGACGGAGCAGGCGCTGCGCGAGCGCGTTCCCGCCATGCTGGAGAAGGTGGGGCTGAAGGGCGTGCGCGAGCACATCCGCGAAGAGCGCTACTTCACGGCGGAGACGTGGCGGGACGACTTCAATGTGTTCCGGGGCGCGGTGTTCAACCTGTCGCATACGTGGCTGCAGCTGGGGCCGCTGCGGCCCAAGGTGAAGAACCGAGACATCGAAGGGCTGTACTTCGTGGGCGGCGGCACGCATCCGGGGAGCGGCCTGCTGACCATCATGGAGAGCGCGAACATCGCGGCGGACTACCTGACGCGCGAGGCGGGCAGGGGCCCGCTGCCGGGCTGGCCGTATGTGCCGCCGCTGGAGCCGGAGGCGCCCGTTCAAGCTCGCGCGGGGTGA
- a CDS encoding universal stress protein, with protein sequence MWMTRGSAWPSTERWSNRMPPGCCKASPSPLHAHSQGESGGREGGMEMRSSQLSRPALPLLPPGLARGQRGVSRLVVGTDFSLRSEFALARALRLPLAHGSVFCVLHVASVLDGQEGPGGTLSGARCLRKAVSSVCRRLRNRVDIDVREELGRGDPVEVASAVARMSGAELVVLGRPHVTYPVRALAEDSTVRRMVRQLGVSVLVVVPHPVRPYGRPLVAVDFSRESRRALELTLRLCPAPARVDVLHVVDTAAQEAELRRDQAPAERWLLLRQEREYQARVALGRFLAPYREAGRELEVRVRCGEPAEEGILAEALERGSDLLALAMSAVEARTPLTEQVLARAGCDVLVSRHLSPAS encoded by the coding sequence GTGTGGATGACGCGAGGCTCCGCGTGGCCGTCCACGGAGCGGTGGAGCAACCGGATGCCTCCGGGATGCTGCAAGGCGTCACCTTCACCGCTACACGCACACTCACAAGGTGAGTCGGGTGGAAGGGAAGGAGGGATGGAGATGAGGTCGTCACAGCTTTCGAGGCCGGCATTGCCGCTGCTCCCTCCAGGGCTCGCCCGGGGGCAGCGGGGCGTGTCGCGCCTGGTGGTGGGAACGGATTTCTCGCTGCGCTCCGAGTTCGCGCTGGCGCGCGCGCTGCGCCTTCCGCTGGCGCACGGGAGTGTCTTCTGCGTGCTGCACGTGGCCTCCGTCCTGGACGGGCAGGAGGGGCCGGGTGGGACGCTGTCGGGTGCACGCTGCCTGCGAAAGGCGGTGAGCTCCGTGTGCAGGCGGCTGCGCAACCGCGTGGACATCGACGTGCGCGAGGAGCTCGGGCGAGGGGACCCGGTGGAGGTGGCGTCGGCCGTGGCGCGGATGTCGGGCGCGGAGCTGGTGGTGCTGGGGCGTCCCCATGTGACGTACCCGGTGCGTGCGCTGGCCGAGGATTCGACGGTGCGGCGCATGGTGCGCCAGCTGGGCGTCTCCGTGCTGGTGGTGGTGCCGCACCCGGTCCGGCCCTACGGCAGGCCCCTGGTGGCGGTGGACTTCTCACGCGAGTCGCGCAGGGCGCTGGAGCTGACCTTGCGCTTGTGCCCGGCGCCCGCGCGGGTGGATGTGCTGCACGTGGTGGACACGGCGGCGCAGGAGGCGGAGCTGCGCCGCGACCAGGCGCCGGCCGAGCGGTGGCTGCTGCTGCGGCAGGAGCGGGAGTATCAGGCGCGGGTGGCGCTTGGCCGCTTCCTCGCGCCCTACCGGGAGGCGGGCCGCGAGCTGGAGGTGAGGGTGCGCTGCGGCGAGCCGGCCGAAGAGGGCATCCTGGCGGAGGCGTTGGAGCGGGGCTCGGACCTGCTGGCGCTGGCCATGTCCGCCGTGGAGGCGCGCACGCCGCTGACGGAGCAGGTGCTGGCGCGCGCGGGCTGCGACGTGTTGGTGTCGCGTCACCTTTCGCCCGCATCCTGA
- a CDS encoding ankyrin repeat domain-containing protein: MAGSLAMSRAQAPKKLDVAALMKKADSLLDEMPPQLDQAIPLLREVVAAEPEHLLGLHSLSWSLDPTRRMEPHRWEQELKAEHWRLRDRILELTRGTKPGGALTLAHRARSLALSQWAEDLVRRKPTVAQLDEAEAALDEANSLRELADHQRGRRGLEAWRALTQDKPEKGYRELLSKVAESPGMCAQGAMGDDDSLNFQGLEGAFSDEGFLAWLRKQKPAARPAGKKGKDLDAGLLLAAGLDAKPFFGPGFKGNSRTGRVLALVALGAALEAKDSSKHSVLHLAAMVDDAALVMELLRLGVAADGVDSKKSTPLHVAAEHGSVSCIAPLAKGGVPVDALDASGRTALFEARQADVAQALIDAGANPNVGKGWMPLHQHARFKERGPVIEVLLKAGADVSLKNGSGQTPVQEAIEHKNASLAQLMGAKASSGKAGALDVQPLLEALERQRKTLLKAWYFEDKSVDGVEQVLKGLALQGATSWDQLAAALQGEFPWTAMAVVQLARDVLPAEEKTPRLSKLPRFVRGDLVVKGDVHVDGPLLVTGDLTVEGVLRNAGMEGMLVVGGTLRATGVDTDGEVVVGKDLGAQVVWGHGNDASLRVGGVLKADVVIADDHDIQAKVKAKHHYENGEFDASDAALKKVFVAKAFARSELDRDKLFNVLRKGGGVQV, encoded by the coding sequence ATGGCAGGTTCTCTCGCCATGTCGCGTGCTCAAGCTCCGAAGAAGCTCGATGTCGCTGCGTTGATGAAGAAGGCGGACAGTCTGCTGGACGAGATGCCGCCGCAGCTGGACCAGGCGATTCCGTTGCTGCGTGAAGTCGTGGCGGCGGAGCCCGAGCATCTGCTGGGACTCCACTCCCTGAGCTGGTCCTTGGACCCGACGCGGCGCATGGAGCCGCACCGTTGGGAGCAGGAGTTGAAGGCCGAGCACTGGCGGCTGCGCGACCGCATCCTCGAGCTGACGCGAGGAACGAAGCCCGGCGGCGCGCTGACGCTCGCCCATCGTGCACGTTCGCTGGCCCTGAGCCAGTGGGCGGAGGACCTGGTGCGGCGCAAGCCGACCGTGGCACAGCTCGACGAGGCGGAGGCCGCGCTGGACGAGGCCAACAGCCTGCGGGAGCTCGCCGACCACCAGCGTGGACGCCGTGGGCTCGAGGCCTGGCGCGCATTGACGCAAGACAAGCCGGAGAAGGGCTACCGCGAGTTGCTCTCCAAGGTGGCGGAGTCCCCCGGCATGTGCGCCCAGGGCGCGATGGGCGATGACGACTCGCTCAACTTCCAGGGGCTGGAGGGCGCCTTCTCCGATGAGGGTTTCCTGGCCTGGCTGCGGAAGCAGAAGCCCGCGGCACGTCCCGCGGGGAAGAAGGGCAAGGACCTGGATGCCGGGCTCCTGCTCGCGGCGGGGTTGGATGCGAAGCCGTTCTTCGGCCCTGGCTTCAAAGGGAACAGCCGCACGGGCCGGGTGCTGGCCTTGGTCGCGCTGGGGGCGGCCCTGGAGGCGAAGGATTCCAGCAAGCACAGCGTGCTCCACCTGGCCGCGATGGTGGATGACGCGGCGCTGGTGATGGAGTTGCTCCGCCTGGGCGTCGCCGCCGACGGGGTTGATTCGAAGAAGTCCACACCACTGCATGTCGCGGCCGAGCACGGCAGCGTGTCCTGCATCGCCCCGCTGGCGAAAGGTGGTGTGCCCGTGGATGCGCTCGATGCGTCAGGGCGGACGGCGCTCTTCGAAGCGCGTCAGGCCGACGTGGCCCAGGCGCTCATCGACGCGGGAGCGAATCCCAATGTGGGCAAGGGCTGGATGCCGCTGCACCAGCACGCACGCTTCAAGGAGCGAGGCCCTGTCATCGAGGTACTGCTCAAGGCGGGGGCGGATGTCTCGCTGAAGAACGGCAGCGGCCAGACACCCGTGCAGGAGGCGATTGAGCACAAGAACGCGTCCCTCGCCCAGCTCATGGGAGCCAAGGCTTCCTCGGGCAAGGCCGGCGCGTTGGACGTGCAGCCGCTGCTGGAGGCGCTGGAGCGTCAGCGCAAGACGCTGCTCAAGGCCTGGTACTTCGAGGACAAGAGCGTGGACGGCGTCGAACAGGTCCTGAAGGGGCTCGCGCTGCAAGGTGCCACGTCATGGGACCAGCTCGCGGCCGCGCTCCAGGGCGAGTTCCCCTGGACGGCCATGGCGGTGGTGCAGCTCGCGCGGGACGTGCTGCCGGCCGAGGAGAAGACGCCTCGTCTGTCCAAGCTGCCGCGCTTCGTGCGCGGGGACCTCGTGGTGAAGGGCGACGTGCACGTCGACGGGCCGCTGCTCGTGACGGGAGACCTCACGGTGGAAGGCGTGCTGCGCAACGCGGGGATGGAAGGGATGCTGGTGGTGGGCGGCACGCTGCGCGCCACCGGTGTGGACACGGACGGCGAGGTCGTCGTGGGCAAGGACCTGGGCGCGCAGGTGGTGTGGGGCCACGGCAACGACGCTTCGCTCCGGGTCGGCGGCGTGCTGAAGGCGGACGTGGTCATCGCGGACGACCACGACATCCAGGCCAAGGTGAAGGCGAAGCACCACTACGAGAACGGCGAGTTCGACGCTTCGGACGCGGCGCTCAAGAAGGTCTTCGTCGCGAAGGCCTTCGCCAGGTCAGAGCTGGACCGGGACAAGCTGTTCAACGTGCTCCGTAAGGGTGGGGGCGTACAGGTGTAG
- a CDS encoding ABC transporter ATP-binding protein — translation MSLKARFQNAGSLFKQLPGTFRLFWQASPRGAVVLGALTLVAALLPAAIAWVGKLIVDSVVAAAQGSVEARSRVYGLVGLEFGLMLGSAVVDRGLTLTRELLRANLGNLLNERILQKALALELHHFEDSATYDKMQNARREANSRPLSLVTQAFSIVRNTITLGTFAALLVALSPWSVVVLVAASVPAFIAEARLAMAGFRLYSWRAPEGRKLNYLEWILTRDSHVKEVKLFGLGSLVLGRYRTLFQKFFAEDRALAFRRMAWGLGLGILSLGAFYGCYLLVAGRAASGTITVGDMVLYLSVFRQGQAAFQGILTSVGSMYEDALFMSNLFAYLDIPTGGEATRVLPPLSPPRGHDSAIELRDVSFRYPGKDAWALKNVSLTLKPGQKLALVGENGAGKSTLVKLLLRLYEPVDGDIFYGGVNLKDMDVEDLRSRFGAVFQDFVRYQFNVAENIGLGHVPALEDRNRIEKAAEEGGASGVITALPQQYDTMLGGWFEKGQELSAGQWQKLAVARAFMRDDAEVLILDEPTASIDAEAEHALFERFQALAADRIAIVISHRFSTVRMADQIAVLHNGQVDELGSHDELMAKDGRYAHLFRLQARGYRD, via the coding sequence GTGTCGCTCAAGGCCCGCTTCCAGAACGCGGGCAGCCTCTTCAAGCAGCTGCCGGGGACCTTCCGGCTCTTCTGGCAGGCCAGCCCGCGCGGCGCGGTGGTGCTGGGCGCGCTGACGCTGGTGGCGGCGCTGTTGCCGGCGGCCATCGCCTGGGTGGGCAAGCTCATCGTGGACTCGGTGGTGGCGGCGGCGCAGGGCTCGGTGGAGGCCCGCTCGCGGGTGTACGGGCTGGTGGGGTTGGAGTTCGGGTTGATGCTGGGCTCGGCGGTGGTGGACCGCGGGCTGACGCTGACGCGCGAGCTGCTTCGCGCCAACCTGGGGAACCTGCTCAATGAGCGCATCCTCCAGAAGGCGCTGGCGCTGGAGCTGCATCACTTCGAGGACTCGGCCACCTACGACAAGATGCAGAACGCGCGGCGCGAGGCGAACAGCCGGCCGCTGTCGCTGGTGACGCAGGCGTTCTCCATCGTCCGCAACACCATCACCCTGGGCACCTTCGCCGCGTTGTTGGTGGCGCTGTCGCCGTGGAGCGTGGTGGTGCTGGTGGCCGCGTCGGTGCCGGCCTTCATCGCCGAGGCGCGGCTGGCCATGGCGGGCTTTCGGCTCTACTCGTGGCGCGCGCCCGAGGGACGCAAGCTGAACTACCTGGAGTGGATTCTCACGCGTGACAGCCACGTGAAGGAGGTGAAGCTCTTCGGGTTGGGGTCGCTCGTGCTGGGGCGCTACCGCACGCTCTTCCAGAAGTTCTTCGCGGAGGACCGGGCGCTGGCCTTCCGGCGGATGGCCTGGGGGCTGGGACTGGGCATCCTCTCATTGGGCGCCTTCTACGGCTGCTACCTGCTGGTGGCGGGCCGCGCGGCGAGCGGGACGATTACCGTGGGCGACATGGTGCTGTACCTGAGCGTGTTCCGTCAGGGGCAGGCGGCGTTCCAGGGCATCCTGACCAGCGTGGGCTCCATGTACGAGGACGCGCTCTTCATGAGCAACCTGTTCGCGTACCTGGACATCCCCACCGGCGGCGAGGCGACGCGGGTGCTGCCACCGCTCTCTCCGCCGCGTGGGCACGACAGCGCCATCGAGCTGCGCGACGTGTCCTTCCGTTATCCGGGGAAGGATGCGTGGGCGCTGAAGAACGTGTCGCTGACGCTGAAGCCGGGACAGAAGCTGGCGCTGGTGGGAGAGAACGGGGCGGGGAAGAGCACGTTGGTGAAGTTGCTCCTGCGCCTGTACGAGCCGGTGGACGGCGACATCTTCTACGGTGGCGTCAACCTGAAGGACATGGACGTGGAGGACCTGCGCAGCCGCTTCGGAGCGGTGTTCCAGGACTTCGTGCGCTACCAGTTCAACGTGGCGGAGAACATCGGCCTGGGGCACGTGCCGGCGCTGGAGGACCGGAACCGCATCGAGAAGGCGGCCGAGGAGGGCGGGGCCAGCGGTGTGATTACGGCGCTGCCACAGCAGTACGACACGATGCTGGGCGGCTGGTTCGAGAAGGGACAGGAGCTGTCGGCGGGGCAGTGGCAGAAGCTGGCGGTGGCGCGGGCCTTCATGCGCGACGACGCGGAGGTGCTGATTCTGGACGAGCCCACGGCCAGCATCGACGCGGAGGCGGAGCACGCGCTGTTCGAGCGCTTCCAGGCGCTGGCGGCGGACCGGATTGCGATTGTGATTTCGCACCGCTTCTCCACGGTGCGCATGGCGGACCAGATTGCCGTGCTCCACAACGGGCAGGTGGACGAGCTGGGCAGCCACGACGAGCTGATGGCGAAGGACGGCCGCTACGCGCACCTGTTCCGGTTGCAGGCGCGCGGCTATCGGGACTGA
- a CDS encoding methyl-accepting chemotaxis protein, translating into MATSSLPTPGALLRRLYLLRSVVTTVAFTPAVYVDMQLLDLSGAREFKIFLGIITPVVLGLCAVVQPLVVMPWLMKRALSAQGTTRVERLIRIPSSIAFVEMMVSWTLGGILFNGGAVLLLDRPASVVMVGVAVAVSAGLFSSPLAYMLFERVMMPTVLDAYQRAPSTKPAGEGFATRQLWLLPAMVVSALLITCLASIVTLHLRLERGMGALAADLAAQGDTAAAERVQATVRPLEAELVQPVVVLGGYAALGSILTAAWAARRLARGARAVGASLEALVEGRATPPQWVSSDEVGDLAASTWQLYQRLQEMPRSLRASAGDLADAGQRLSQASSQQNQTLSRQAVALHQARATAQEIQQASHVTHSRATSILQVAERAAAVGKLGEESLAGTEKGLTVIRDIAAGLHEQMLDLEQRAREVGRVSEVVKSLADQSHMLAINAAIEATRAGEHGKGFGVVARQMRDLADQSVRATNQVRGLLESMATATQQATAMSDQGAEGVAEALEPLRHSGERLRELAGLSKESAAAVRQITEAVSQQHAGVDQLFAAVRELDELTTDTLRHLDTTQQAASAVSHATGQVSQLAERYV; encoded by the coding sequence ATGGCCACCTCCTCGCTACCGACCCCTGGCGCCCTGCTACGCCGGCTCTACCTGCTGCGGTCTGTCGTCACCACGGTGGCCTTCACGCCCGCAGTCTACGTCGACATGCAGTTGCTCGACCTGTCGGGTGCGCGGGAGTTCAAGATTTTCCTGGGCATCATCACCCCGGTGGTGCTCGGCCTGTGCGCGGTGGTGCAGCCGCTGGTGGTGATGCCGTGGCTGATGAAGCGCGCCCTGAGCGCCCAGGGGACGACGCGGGTGGAGCGGCTCATTCGCATCCCCTCCAGCATCGCCTTCGTGGAGATGATGGTGTCGTGGACGCTGGGCGGCATCCTCTTCAACGGCGGCGCGGTGCTGCTCCTGGACCGGCCGGCGTCGGTGGTGATGGTGGGCGTGGCGGTGGCGGTGAGCGCGGGCCTCTTCAGCAGCCCGCTGGCGTACATGCTGTTCGAACGGGTGATGATGCCCACGGTGCTGGACGCCTATCAGCGCGCGCCCAGCACGAAGCCCGCGGGTGAGGGCTTCGCCACGCGCCAGCTCTGGCTGCTGCCCGCGATGGTGGTCTCCGCGCTGCTCATCACCTGTCTGGCCAGCATCGTCACGCTGCACCTGCGCCTGGAGCGCGGCATGGGCGCGCTGGCGGCGGACCTGGCGGCGCAGGGCGACACCGCGGCGGCCGAGCGCGTGCAGGCCACGGTGCGGCCGCTGGAGGCGGAGCTGGTGCAACCGGTGGTGGTGCTCGGCGGGTATGCCGCGCTGGGCTCCATCCTCACCGCGGCCTGGGCGGCCCGCCGGCTGGCCCGGGGGGCTCGCGCGGTGGGTGCGTCCCTGGAGGCCCTGGTGGAGGGCCGCGCCACGCCGCCACAGTGGGTCTCCTCGGATGAAGTGGGCGACCTGGCGGCGTCTACGTGGCAGCTGTACCAGCGGCTCCAGGAGATGCCGCGCTCGCTGCGCGCCTCCGCGGGAGACCTGGCCGACGCGGGCCAGCGGCTGTCACAGGCCAGCTCCCAGCAGAACCAGACGCTGTCGCGGCAGGCCGTGGCGCTGCACCAGGCGCGCGCCACGGCGCAGGAAATCCAGCAGGCGTCCCACGTCACGCACTCGCGTGCCACCAGCATCCTCCAGGTGGCCGAGCGCGCCGCCGCCGTGGGCAAGCTGGGTGAGGAGTCCCTGGCCGGCACGGAGAAGGGGCTCACCGTCATCCGCGACATCGCGGCCGGGCTGCACGAGCAGATGCTCGACCTGGAGCAACGCGCCCGCGAGGTGGGCCGCGTGTCGGAGGTGGTGAAGTCGCTGGCGGACCAGTCCCACATGCTGGCCATCAACGCGGCGATTGAAGCCACGCGCGCGGGCGAGCACGGCAAGGGCTTTGGCGTGGTGGCGCGGCAGATGCGCGACCTGGCGGACCAGTCCGTCCGGGCCACCAACCAGGTGCGCGGGCTGCTGGAGAGCATGGCCACGGCCACCCAGCAGGCCACGGCGATGTCGGACCAGGGCGCGGAGGGCGTGGCCGAGGCGCTGGAGCCGCTGCGGCACAGCGGCGAACGGCTGCGCGAGCTGGCGGGCCTGTCCAAGGAATCCGCGGCGGCGGTGCGGCAGATTACGGAGGCCGTGTCGCAGCAGCACGCGGGCGTGGACCAGCTCTTCGCGGCGGTGCGCGAGTTGGATGAGCTGACGACGGACACGCTGCGGCACCTGGACACCACGCAGCAGGCGGCCTCGGCCGTGAGCCACGCGACGGGACAGGTGTCGCAGTTGGCTGAACGCTACGTCTGA